A window from Aquiluna borgnonia encodes these proteins:
- a CDS encoding class II fumarate hydratase produces MEYRIEHDTMGEVKVPVNALYRAQTQRAVENFPISGAGLEREHIIALARIKKAAAQANTKLGILAQDISDAIVASANEVIAGSHLDHFPVDVYQTGSGTSSNMNMNEVLATLATQKLGREVHPNDHVNASQSSNDVFPTSVHVAVTNALVNDLLPALDYLAKSLEEKAMAWKEYVKPGRTHLMDATPVTFGQEFAGYAAQIRYGIERVLAALPRVAEVPQGGTATGTGINTPKGFPQEVIALLASDTGLPITEARDHFEAQGARDGLVEASGALKVLAVSLTKINNDLRWMGSGPNTGLAELNIPDLQPGSSIMPGKVNPVVPEAVLMVCARVIGNDATVTWAGASGSFELNVAIPVMGNALLESIRLLANSMRVLADKTVTGLEVNVERARALAESSPSIVTPLNKFIGYEAAAKIAKHSVANGLTVKEATIALGYVDDEKLSMEQLEKALDVLPMTRPPQ; encoded by the coding sequence ATGGAATACCGCATCGAACACGACACCATGGGTGAAGTGAAGGTCCCCGTGAACGCTCTTTACCGGGCTCAAACCCAGCGTGCGGTGGAGAACTTTCCAATCAGCGGTGCGGGCCTAGAGCGCGAGCACATCATTGCCCTGGCTCGAATCAAGAAGGCGGCCGCTCAAGCCAACACCAAACTGGGCATTTTGGCCCAGGATATTTCAGATGCAATCGTGGCCAGTGCCAACGAGGTAATCGCCGGCTCCCACCTGGATCACTTCCCGGTTGACGTCTACCAGACCGGAAGCGGCACCAGCTCAAACATGAACATGAACGAGGTGCTCGCCACTCTCGCCACCCAGAAACTAGGTCGTGAGGTTCACCCGAATGACCACGTAAACGCCTCCCAGTCGTCCAACGACGTCTTTCCAACCTCGGTCCACGTGGCAGTCACAAACGCCCTGGTAAACGACCTGCTTCCAGCCCTTGACTACCTAGCCAAGTCTCTTGAAGAGAAGGCGATGGCCTGGAAGGAATATGTCAAGCCTGGCCGCACCCACCTAATGGATGCCACCCCAGTGACCTTTGGGCAGGAATTCGCCGGCTATGCCGCACAAATCCGCTACGGCATTGAGCGCGTTCTAGCAGCTCTGCCAAGGGTGGCAGAAGTCCCTCAGGGCGGAACAGCAACTGGGACTGGAATTAACACCCCGAAAGGCTTCCCACAGGAGGTCATTGCGCTACTCGCGAGCGACACCGGCCTTCCGATCACCGAAGCTCGGGACCACTTCGAAGCTCAGGGGGCAAGAGATGGATTGGTTGAAGCCTCCGGTGCTCTAAAGGTTCTGGCCGTCAGCCTCACCAAGATTAACAACGACCTCCGCTGGATGGGTTCGGGACCAAACACCGGTCTGGCTGAACTGAACATTCCAGACCTGCAACCCGGCAGCTCGATCATGCCTGGAAAGGTCAACCCTGTGGTTCCAGAGGCCGTCCTCATGGTCTGCGCTCGAGTTATTGGCAACGATGCCACTGTGACCTGGGCCGGGGCATCCGGAAGTTTTGAGCTCAATGTCGCCATTCCCGTTATGGGCAACGCGCTACTAGAGTCAATTCGTTTGCTCGCCAACTCAATGCGAGTCCTGGCTGACAAGACCGTTACTGGCCTCGAGGTAAACGTGGAGCGAGCAAGAGCGCTGGCCGAATCAAGTCCCTCGATTGTGACCCCGTTAAACAAGTTCATTGGTTACGAGGCTGCAGCAAAGATTGCCAAGCATTCCGTTGCCAACGGCCTAACCGTCAAGGAGGCGACCATCGCCCTTGGTTATGTGGACGACGAGAAACTGAGCATGGAGCAGTTGGAGAAGGCACTCGATGTCCTTCCTATGACTAGACCACCGCAGTAA
- a CDS encoding carbonic anhydrase, with the protein MPRPQNAREAWKALIDGNQNFVHGTPAHPRQDADVRKAIANRQTPFAALFGCSDSRLAAEMIFDVGLGDLFVVRNAGQVIAETILGSLEFAVEVLKVPLILVLGHDECGAVRATMDAADGKLQVEGEFIHNLVNRIMPTVLRSHGAGDTSIDDITQRHVADTIEELMERSKVISDAVKTGRLAVVGANYKLELGEVHMVVSHGEI; encoded by the coding sequence ATGCCACGCCCGCAGAACGCCCGCGAAGCATGGAAAGCCCTGATCGACGGCAACCAAAACTTTGTGCACGGAACCCCCGCCCACCCCAGGCAAGACGCAGATGTCCGCAAGGCAATTGCCAACCGGCAGACACCTTTCGCAGCCCTTTTCGGCTGCTCAGACTCAAGGCTTGCTGCCGAGATGATTTTTGACGTTGGACTGGGCGACCTATTCGTGGTTCGAAATGCCGGTCAGGTGATCGCCGAGACCATTCTCGGCTCGCTGGAATTTGCCGTTGAGGTTTTGAAGGTTCCGCTGATTCTGGTCCTCGGTCACGACGAGTGCGGTGCGGTGCGCGCCACCATGGATGCAGCCGATGGCAAATTGCAGGTTGAGGGAGAGTTCATTCACAACCTGGTAAACCGAATCATGCCAACGGTTCTGCGCAGCCACGGAGCTGGAGACACCAGCATCGACGACATAACTCAGCGCCATGTCGCCGACACAATCGAGGAGCTCATGGAGCGCTCAAAGGTGATTTCCGATGCGGTCAAAACTGGCAGACTTGCAGTGGTTGGTGCCAACTACAAACTTGAGCTCGGTGAGGTCCACATGGTGGTCTCACACGGCGAAATCTAA
- a CDS encoding DUF4245 domain-containing protein, producing the protein MSDSAAKHRAKQTIRNLIYSMLVTLALTIAIVLVVPRDDSNRIQPVDYQTIALSASESSGQSALAPEVPQDWWSNAARLEESLGVQTWYVGFVTADNQYIGMTQAFESNPSWLANQLQGNWQDGTLEIAGRSWEIWPTLNPQTPKGTKEYALVHNFGASSVVIYGTADEAQFRLIAQEISATLNQGD; encoded by the coding sequence TTGAGCGATTCAGCTGCGAAACACAGAGCAAAGCAGACGATTCGCAACCTGATCTACTCGATGCTCGTGACCTTGGCGCTCACCATTGCGATTGTGCTGGTGGTTCCAAGAGACGACTCAAATCGAATCCAGCCGGTTGATTACCAAACCATCGCACTCAGCGCCTCTGAAAGCTCAGGCCAGTCCGCCCTGGCACCAGAGGTGCCGCAGGACTGGTGGTCCAATGCTGCAAGACTCGAAGAGAGCCTCGGGGTGCAGACCTGGTACGTCGGTTTTGTGACAGCCGATAACCAGTACATCGGTATGACGCAGGCCTTTGAATCAAACCCATCCTGGCTCGCTAATCAACTTCAGGGCAACTGGCAAGACGGCACGTTGGAGATTGCAGGCCGCAGCTGGGAGATCTGGCCAACACTGAACCCGCAAACCCCCAAAGGCACAAAAGAGTACGCCCTGGTTCACAACTTCGGAGCGAGCTCCGTTGTAATCTATGGAACGGCCGATGAAGCTCAATTCCGGCTAATCGCGCAGGAAATCAGCGCAACCCTCAACCAAGGAGACTGA
- a CDS encoding exodeoxyribonuclease VII small subunit, protein MKDIEKLSYEQARDELQKVVAELEQQSLSLEASMALWERGEALSKHCEQWLSGARKKLDDATKEAN, encoded by the coding sequence ATGAAAGACATTGAGAAACTCAGTTACGAGCAGGCGCGTGACGAGCTCCAGAAGGTAGTTGCTGAGCTCGAGCAGCAGAGCCTTTCTCTCGAGGCCTCAATGGCTCTCTGGGAGCGCGGCGAGGCACTTTCTAAGCACTGCGAGCAGTGGCTCAGTGGTGCCCGCAAAAAGCTCGATGACGCAACTAAGGAAGCCAATTGA
- the xseA gene encoding exodeoxyribonuclease VII large subunit — MELDSATDSQSKVSSENSPWQVSQLSRSIKDWIEKLGKVWVEGELQAYSEKPAGVFASIRDLDVEMSVEVHAFMNSGAEIEIGLSQGDRVVALLQPAFWPKNGKLTMRVLKMHKVGLGELLERLERLKQQLIAEGLADSARKKPLPFLPNRIGLITGANSDAEKDILQNAKLRWPAVQFEIHHTHVQGDKAVNEILFALGELDANPEVDVIIVARGGGSFQDLLPFSDERLVRAAANLSKPLVSAIGHENDQPLLDLVSDLRASTPTDAAKRVVPDVVEELRGLSIAKSRLRMRMANLLDAQWQLVSAIRSRPVLASPFGFIDAQQELVVQLKRRVREIFDFRLQSGSLEVSQLKARARSLSPQLTLERGYAVLTDPAGNRVATLAAGQEFVVKTSNQEISAQATKVKEL, encoded by the coding sequence TTGGAACTTGATTCGGCCACTGATTCCCAATCCAAAGTATCGAGTGAGAATTCCCCCTGGCAGGTATCTCAGCTCTCCCGGTCGATTAAGGACTGGATTGAGAAACTTGGAAAAGTTTGGGTGGAGGGGGAACTTCAGGCCTACTCGGAGAAGCCCGCCGGTGTATTTGCTTCGATTCGGGACCTCGATGTGGAGATGTCGGTTGAAGTTCACGCCTTCATGAACTCTGGTGCGGAGATAGAAATTGGTCTTAGCCAAGGTGACCGCGTAGTCGCACTACTCCAACCTGCCTTCTGGCCCAAAAACGGCAAATTGACCATGCGAGTTCTGAAAATGCACAAGGTTGGTCTAGGAGAACTTCTCGAAAGACTTGAGCGGCTCAAGCAGCAGCTGATCGCCGAGGGTCTTGCCGATTCCGCCCGAAAAAAACCACTGCCGTTTCTCCCCAACCGAATCGGTCTGATTACAGGGGCAAATTCAGACGCTGAGAAAGACATTCTGCAGAACGCCAAACTTCGCTGGCCCGCAGTTCAGTTTGAAATCCACCACACACATGTTCAAGGCGACAAGGCGGTCAACGAGATTCTCTTTGCCCTGGGGGAATTGGATGCGAACCCGGAAGTGGATGTCATCATCGTGGCTCGCGGCGGCGGCAGTTTCCAAGACCTGCTCCCATTCAGCGACGAGCGCCTGGTTAGAGCGGCAGCAAATCTCTCCAAGCCCCTGGTTTCGGCAATTGGGCACGAAAATGATCAACCGCTGCTTGATCTGGTCAGCGACCTGCGAGCTTCAACTCCGACGGACGCCGCCAAGCGAGTGGTGCCGGATGTCGTAGAAGAACTCAGAGGACTCAGCATTGCGAAATCCAGGCTGAGAATGCGAATGGCTAATCTCCTTGATGCCCAGTGGCAACTAGTCAGTGCGATCCGCTCGAGGCCGGTTCTTGCAAGCCCTTTTGGGTTCATCGATGCTCAACAAGAGCTCGTGGTTCAGCTCAAGCGACGCGTGCGAGAAATTTTTGACTTTAGGCTGCAGAGCGGATCACTTGAGGTGTCGCAGCTAAAGGCTCGTGCGCGTTCACTCTCCCCGCAGCTCACGCTGGAGCGCGGCTATGCGGTGCTCACAGATCCAGCGGGAAATCGGGTGGCGACGTTAGCCGCCGGCCAAGAGTTTGTGGTGAAGACCAGCAATCAAGAAATTTCTGCCCAGGCAACCAAGGTTAAGGAGCTGTAA
- a CDS encoding 4-hydroxy-3-methylbut-2-enyl diphosphate reductase codes for MTAINNTDLTDTFTSKKVLLAAPRGYCAGVDRAVIAVEKALDHYGAPVYVRKQIVHNKHVVASLEKRGAIFVEEVDEAPEGCIMVFSAHGVSPAVVEAAQARNQQTIDATCPLVTKVHREVQRFDKEGYDILLVGHEGHEEVEGTAGEAPHAVQLIDGEKDIAKAKIKDPSKVIWLSQTTLSVDETMETVIKLREKFPTLQNPPSDDICYATQNRQVAIKKVGAESDLVIVVGSANSSNTVRLVEVALEAGAKAAYRVDDYHEIDDAWFEGVKTVGVSSGASVPEDLVSDVLDYLATKDFGDVRTVTTAEEDVQFSLPKELRKDLKAAGQDVSNKIGR; via the coding sequence GTGACTGCAATCAACAATACCGACCTCACTGACACCTTTACCTCGAAGAAGGTGCTGCTGGCAGCCCCCAGGGGCTACTGCGCAGGTGTAGACCGCGCCGTGATTGCCGTCGAAAAGGCTCTTGACCACTACGGTGCACCGGTTTACGTCAGAAAGCAAATCGTTCACAACAAGCACGTGGTGGCATCCTTGGAAAAGCGCGGCGCCATTTTTGTTGAAGAGGTGGATGAGGCTCCTGAGGGCTGCATCATGGTCTTTTCCGCCCACGGCGTCTCCCCGGCTGTTGTTGAGGCGGCTCAAGCTAGAAATCAGCAGACGATTGACGCCACCTGCCCGCTGGTGACCAAGGTGCACCGCGAAGTTCAGCGCTTTGACAAAGAGGGTTACGACATTCTGCTGGTTGGCCACGAAGGTCACGAAGAGGTCGAGGGTACCGCCGGCGAGGCCCCGCACGCCGTCCAACTCATTGATGGTGAAAAGGACATCGCCAAGGCAAAAATCAAAGACCCGAGCAAGGTCATCTGGCTGAGCCAGACCACCCTCTCTGTTGACGAAACTATGGAAACAGTCATCAAACTTCGCGAGAAGTTCCCAACGTTGCAGAATCCTCCGAGCGACGACATTTGTTACGCGACTCAGAACCGCCAGGTTGCAATCAAAAAGGTCGGAGCGGAAAGCGATCTAGTGATTGTGGTGGGATCAGCCAATTCATCTAACACAGTCCGGCTGGTTGAGGTTGCCCTAGAGGCTGGAGCGAAGGCTGCCTATCGAGTAGATGACTATCACGAGATCGACGACGCCTGGTTTGAGGGTGTAAAAACCGTCGGCGTCTCGTCTGGAGCTAGCGTTCCGGAGGATCTGGTTTCAGATGTGCTGGACTACCTAGCCACCAAAGACTTCGGTGATGTTCGCACCGTGACAACTGCGGAAGAGGATGTTCAGTTCTCACTTCCCAAAGAGCTTCGCAAAGACCTCAAGGCCGCAGGCCAGGATGTCAGCAACAAAATTGGACGCTGA
- a CDS encoding toxin-antitoxin system YwqK family antitoxin — protein sequence MVDNHKELSPFYKNGLPRFRGEYLEGEMHGPWEFFRLDGSLMRSGEFDRGRQVGIWRTYSRTGELVSEKSFGN from the coding sequence GTGGTAGATAACCACAAAGAGCTAAGCCCGTTCTATAAGAACGGGCTTCCTCGTTTCCGAGGTGAATACCTCGAGGGTGAAATGCACGGACCCTGGGAATTCTTCAGGCTAGATGGCTCGCTGATGCGATCTGGAGAGTTTGACCGCGGTCGTCAGGTCGGGATCTGGCGAACCTATTCAAGAACCGGTGAACTGGTCAGCGAGAAGAGCTTTGGTAATTAG
- the fbaA gene encoding class II fructose-bisphosphate aldolase — protein sequence MGVVNSAEYTEMLDRAKKGGFAYPAINVSSSQTLNAALAGLQAAGSDGILQVTTGGADYWSGPTVKNRVSGALGFVAFAREVAKNFDIKVALHTDHCNLEQLDTFVKPLIALSEESVKNGGEAYFNSHMWDGSEVPLAQNLEIAREFLTRTKNIGSILEIEVGAVGGEEDGVEGAIDEHLYTTVADATQTVEALGLGENGRYMAALTFGNVHGVYKPGNVKLRPELLKQIQDEVGAKYGKAAPFDLVFHGGSGSTEQEIADAVRYGVIKMNIDTDLQYAFTRPIADHMFRNYDGVLKVDGEVGNKKAYDPRAWGKLAEAGMSARVVEAANQLGSAGKSKW from the coding sequence ATGGGTGTTGTAAACAGTGCAGAATACACAGAGATGCTTGACCGCGCCAAGAAGGGCGGGTTCGCCTACCCAGCCATTAACGTCTCGAGCTCACAGACTCTGAATGCTGCTCTCGCAGGGCTTCAGGCCGCTGGCTCAGATGGGATTTTGCAGGTAACCACAGGTGGTGCCGACTACTGGTCGGGACCGACCGTAAAGAACCGAGTCTCTGGAGCATTGGGGTTCGTGGCCTTCGCTCGCGAGGTTGCCAAAAACTTCGACATCAAAGTTGCGCTTCACACCGACCACTGCAATCTCGAGCAGCTCGACACCTTTGTAAAGCCGTTGATTGCGCTCTCCGAAGAGAGCGTCAAGAACGGCGGCGAGGCCTACTTCAACTCCCACATGTGGGATGGCTCTGAGGTTCCACTGGCACAAAACCTAGAAATCGCCAGAGAGTTTTTGACCCGAACCAAGAACATCGGTTCCATCCTGGAGATTGAAGTTGGAGCTGTTGGTGGCGAAGAAGACGGCGTCGAAGGTGCGATCGACGAGCATCTCTACACCACCGTGGCAGACGCAACCCAAACCGTTGAGGCCCTGGGTCTGGGTGAAAACGGCCGCTACATGGCTGCGCTGACCTTCGGAAACGTTCACGGTGTCTACAAGCCAGGAAACGTCAAACTGCGCCCAGAACTGCTCAAGCAGATTCAGGATGAAGTCGGGGCAAAATACGGCAAGGCCGCTCCTTTTGACCTGGTCTTCCACGGCGGTTCTGGATCGACCGAGCAGGAAATTGCGGACGCGGTTCGTTACGGCGTGATAAAGATGAACATCGACACGGACTTGCAGTACGCCTTCACCAGACCGATCGCGGACCACATGTTCCGAAACTACGACGGAGTTTTGAAGGTTGATGGCGAAGTCGGAAACAAGAAGGCCTATGACCCAAGGGCGTGGGGAAAGCTTGCCGAGGCTGGAATGTCAGCCCGCGTCGTTGAGGCAGCGAACCAGCTTGGTTCTGCTGGAAAGTCGAAGTGGTAG
- a CDS encoding 1-phosphofructokinase family hexose kinase, which translates to MAGSKSPIVTLTPAPTLDRTYFVKNLVEGGVNRAERVGEELAGKGINVSRGLHLAKIPAPGIVPIGNADPGVLERTGSGFLTPLWVEGTLRVSTTVVEYDGPTTKINEHPRPLKQKDWDAVVELTVKTVQDNDAQWLVVAGAHPEIVETGEVIDLHPLFDKMKQLGVKVVLDTSGPALRYWAQQGKATVMKPNAHELAECVGRDLETIGDVIDAARQLNDWGVDCVMASLGVDGIVAITKTHAIHAYTAPVKVINTVGAGDSTIAGFLSAVTAHPAEADDFGVGFDVAEGIAAAVQWGAAKVQQPTSGLHSIENLVEAHVELIPDRSRLLGEPAKA; encoded by the coding sequence ATGGCTGGCTCAAAATCGCCAATCGTTACACTCACCCCTGCTCCAACCCTTGATAGAACCTACTTCGTAAAGAACCTGGTTGAGGGCGGAGTTAACCGTGCTGAGCGGGTGGGTGAGGAGCTCGCCGGTAAAGGCATTAACGTCTCTCGCGGCCTCCACCTGGCTAAAATTCCAGCCCCCGGCATTGTCCCCATCGGAAACGCAGACCCCGGAGTTCTCGAGCGCACCGGCTCTGGCTTTCTCACCCCGCTTTGGGTAGAGGGCACCCTCAGGGTCTCCACCACCGTGGTCGAATATGACGGACCAACCACCAAAATTAACGAGCACCCCAGGCCGCTGAAGCAGAAGGACTGGGACGCCGTCGTGGAACTGACCGTCAAGACAGTGCAGGACAACGATGCGCAGTGGCTGGTCGTGGCCGGCGCACACCCTGAAATCGTTGAGACCGGCGAGGTAATTGACCTGCACCCGCTTTTTGACAAGATGAAGCAGTTGGGCGTGAAGGTCGTGCTGGACACTTCGGGACCCGCACTGCGCTACTGGGCGCAGCAGGGCAAGGCAACCGTCATGAAGCCAAATGCCCACGAGCTAGCCGAATGCGTCGGTCGAGACCTTGAGACCATTGGCGATGTGATTGATGCTGCTCGCCAGCTCAATGATTGGGGGGTGGACTGCGTTATGGCTTCCCTTGGCGTAGATGGAATCGTTGCAATCACCAAGACCCACGCTATCCACGCGTACACCGCACCCGTGAAGGTGATCAACACCGTGGGCGCAGGAGACTCAACCATCGCCGGCTTCCTATCTGCAGTGACCGCTCACCCGGCTGAAGCGGATGATTTCGGTGTTGGTTTTGATGTCGCTGAGGGTATTGCCGCCGCTGTTCAGTGGGGTGCGGCGAAGGTTCAACAACCCACCAGTGGCCTTCATTCAATTGAGAATCTAGTTGAGGCACACGTAGAACTAATTCCAGACCGTTCCCGCCTGCTGGGCGAGCCGGCAAAGGCCTAA
- a CDS encoding DNA recombination protein RmuC has product METAIWLALNTLIIGAVIGAVVGFRLGKSKQPLQDGNLAIRLAALEATEVELRSQLSRSEQALDQQRQQAEQENKVLVQLAPVKEQLDLMRESVARLEKERTEQFTSISEQLRSAIQTDESLRKQTQQLAQALSSNSLRGVWGEAQLRKLVELAGLIKHADFSEQATISTEAGSGRADMVINLPGGKSLAIDSKVPFNSYQEASAISELATGEELERRKRLIDEHVKAVRSHIDALGTKAYWTGLSASPDFVICFVPSESLLSAALEADATLMEYAFRKNVALASPVSLFSVLKTINYIWRQNADESQLRNMIKLGKELYDRVGKIAQLADKLGRSLNTSVKDYNAFVSSLETRMLVTARKLNDLDENELGIERIDSPKEISDAAITITSKELEG; this is encoded by the coding sequence ATGGAAACTGCAATCTGGCTCGCTCTAAATACTCTGATAATCGGCGCCGTAATCGGCGCCGTGGTTGGATTTCGACTCGGGAAATCAAAACAGCCGCTGCAGGATGGCAATCTAGCCATCCGCCTGGCAGCCCTGGAGGCCACCGAGGTGGAGCTGAGATCGCAACTTAGCCGCTCGGAGCAGGCCCTTGACCAGCAGCGTCAGCAGGCCGAGCAAGAAAACAAAGTTTTAGTTCAGCTCGCGCCGGTCAAGGAGCAGCTGGACCTGATGCGCGAAAGCGTAGCTCGGCTAGAAAAGGAGCGAACCGAACAGTTCACCTCAATTTCCGAGCAGCTGCGCTCGGCGATACAGACCGATGAATCGCTGCGCAAGCAAACTCAGCAGTTGGCTCAAGCGCTCAGTTCTAACTCCCTGCGTGGCGTCTGGGGAGAGGCTCAGCTCAGAAAGCTAGTGGAGCTGGCTGGGCTGATAAAGCATGCCGATTTTTCAGAGCAAGCCACAATCTCCACCGAGGCCGGCTCTGGCCGAGCCGACATGGTGATAAACCTTCCCGGCGGCAAGTCCTTGGCGATTGACAGCAAAGTACCATTCAACTCCTACCAGGAGGCCAGTGCGATCTCGGAGCTGGCCACCGGTGAGGAACTTGAGCGTAGAAAGCGACTAATCGACGAGCACGTCAAGGCGGTCCGCTCTCACATCGATGCGCTTGGAACCAAGGCGTATTGGACCGGCCTTTCGGCAAGTCCAGATTTTGTCATCTGCTTTGTTCCAAGCGAATCACTGCTCTCGGCGGCTCTGGAGGCAGACGCCACGCTAATGGAATATGCCTTCAGGAAAAATGTGGCGCTGGCCTCGCCCGTATCACTGTTCTCGGTCCTGAAAACCATCAACTACATCTGGCGTCAAAATGCCGATGAGTCACAACTTCGCAACATGATCAAACTGGGCAAAGAGCTTTACGACAGAGTCGGAAAGATTGCGCAACTCGCGGACAAACTTGGTCGCTCGCTAAACACCAGCGTCAAGGATTACAACGCCTTTGTTTCATCGCTGGAGACTCGAATGCTGGTTACCGCGAGAAAGCTCAACGATTTAGACGAGAACGAACTTGGAATCGAACGCATTGATAGCCCCAAAGAGATCTCAGATGCTGCGATAACAATTACGTCCAAGGAGCTCGAAGGGTAA
- a CDS encoding exonuclease domain-containing protein: MPLSFTAIDFETANGSPASPCAVGLVRVVDGEIHESLSMLFQPPFPHNWFHDGNIRVHGIRPEDVVDAPNWEEVLPELLLFTEGLTLIAHNASFDMGVLKAAADAVSFDLPNLNYACSLQMARKTYNLESYRLNAVAYAVGHEEFNHHDALADADACARIVLHMAGRHDADSLDELLGATKGRLNQLFV; the protein is encoded by the coding sequence GTGCCCCTGTCTTTCACCGCAATCGACTTCGAGACCGCAAACGGATCACCGGCTTCCCCCTGCGCAGTTGGCCTGGTGAGGGTGGTGGACGGAGAAATTCATGAGTCACTCTCAATGCTTTTTCAACCGCCCTTTCCGCACAATTGGTTTCACGACGGAAACATCCGAGTCCACGGCATCAGACCTGAAGATGTGGTTGATGCTCCAAATTGGGAGGAGGTTCTTCCTGAACTATTGCTTTTTACCGAGGGCCTGACTCTGATCGCCCACAACGCAAGTTTTGACATGGGGGTTCTGAAAGCTGCAGCCGATGCGGTGAGCTTCGACCTGCCAAACCTGAACTACGCCTGCTCACTTCAGATGGCACGCAAAACCTACAACCTCGAAAGCTACCGTCTAAACGCGGTTGCCTATGCAGTCGGTCACGAAGAGTTCAATCACCACGATGCCCTTGCGGATGCAGATGCCTGCGCACGGATTGTGCTTCATATGGCGGGCCGTCACGACGCAGATTCCCTGGATGAACTGCTCGGCGCTACCAAGGGGCGTTTGAATCAGTTATTTGTCTGA
- the ychF gene encoding redox-regulated ATPase YchF: protein MALTIGIVGLPNVGKSTLFNALTKNNVLAANYPFATIEPNIGVVNLPDPRLVRLAEIFGSERLLPAPVSFVDIAGIVRGASVGEGLGNQFLANIREADAIAQVVRGFSDSDVIHVDGKVDAKSDIETINTELILADLQTLEKSRARIEKEVKGKKVDPEVLAVVDEAIKVLNDGTPLSLSKVDFTHIKDLGLLTAKPILFVFNVDEGVLGDPAKRAELAALVAPAKAVFLDAKVESELIDLSVEEVNELLQSLGQEQSGLDQLAHVGFETLGLQTYLTAGPKEARAWTIRKGWKAPAAAGVIHTDFERGFIKAEIVSFADLDAAGSMAEAKAQGKVRMEGKEYIMQDGDVVEFRFNV, encoded by the coding sequence GTGGCTCTAACTATCGGAATCGTGGGACTGCCTAACGTAGGCAAGTCGACCCTCTTCAATGCACTTACCAAAAACAACGTGCTGGCGGCTAACTACCCCTTTGCCACGATCGAGCCAAACATTGGAGTTGTGAACCTCCCAGATCCGCGACTGGTTCGCCTCGCGGAAATCTTTGGATCAGAGCGCCTGCTTCCCGCTCCGGTTTCCTTTGTCGACATCGCCGGAATTGTCCGAGGCGCTTCGGTCGGCGAGGGCCTGGGTAATCAGTTTTTGGCAAACATACGTGAAGCCGATGCAATCGCTCAGGTGGTTCGCGGCTTCAGCGACTCTGACGTCATTCACGTTGACGGCAAGGTGGATGCCAAGAGCGACATTGAGACCATCAACACCGAGCTGATTCTCGCGGACCTTCAAACCCTGGAGAAGTCTCGGGCAAGAATCGAAAAAGAGGTCAAGGGCAAGAAGGTTGACCCTGAAGTTCTAGCGGTGGTCGATGAGGCCATCAAGGTACTAAATGACGGCACTCCGCTATCGCTGAGCAAGGTGGACTTCACCCACATCAAGGACCTCGGCCTGCTGACGGCCAAGCCGATTCTGTTCGTGTTCAACGTTGACGAGGGAGTGCTTGGAGATCCTGCCAAACGTGCTGAGCTGGCGGCGCTAGTGGCCCCGGCGAAGGCCGTTTTCTTGGATGCCAAGGTCGAATCTGAGCTAATTGACCTGAGCGTCGAGGAGGTCAACGAGCTGCTGCAGTCACTTGGTCAAGAGCAGTCGGGCCTTGACCAGTTGGCTCATGTTGGCTTTGAAACCCTGGGGCTGCAGACCTACCTGACCGCAGGGCCCAAGGAGGCTAGGGCCTGGACCATCCGCAAGGGCTGGAAAGCACCGGCTGCCGCTGGTGTAATTCACACCGACTTTGAGCGAGGATTCATCAAGGCTGAGATTGTGTCTTTTGCAGACCTAGATGCCGCAGGATCCATGGCCGAGGCTAAGGCCCAGGGCAAGGTCCGCATGGAGGGCAAGGAATACATCATGCAGGATGGCGATGTGGTCGAGTTTAGGTTCAACGTCTAG
- a CDS encoding RidA family protein has protein sequence MAADKLISSGGPWESVIGYSRATVAGPYVHVSGSTATIDGELQHEGDAYGQTKVAYQVIEKALAQAGHTLADVVRVRIYLAKAQDMDAAGKANGELFSEIRPAATMLAGIQFINPKMLVEIEVDSYKP, from the coding sequence ATGGCAGCAGACAAGCTAATTTCATCGGGTGGCCCATGGGAATCCGTTATTGGTTATTCCCGGGCTACCGTTGCCGGCCCCTACGTTCACGTCTCTGGCAGCACAGCAACCATCGATGGAGAGCTGCAGCACGAGGGCGATGCCTATGGCCAGACCAAGGTGGCCTACCAGGTGATTGAGAAGGCTTTGGCTCAAGCCGGCCACACCCTGGCCGATGTGGTGCGGGTGAGGATCTATCTGGCAAAAGCCCAGGACATGGACGCGGCTGGCAAAGCCAACGGTGAGCTATTTTCTGAGATTCGCCCGGCAGCGACCATGCTCGCTGGAATTCAGTTCATCAACCCAAAGATGCTGGTTGAAATTGAGGTCGACTCCTACAAGCCATGA